A window of the Henckelia pumila isolate YLH828 chromosome 3, ASM3356847v2, whole genome shotgun sequence genome harbors these coding sequences:
- the LOC140889640 gene encoding uncharacterized protein — translation MNERPVRNNRNPRYRNRNNNNNEGNPPPPPPPGLGLNQADLMAIATIVATIIQGLGNPPANGNPPPQAVQQVQGVKYHYGSLRKNRAQTFKGDPDPEVGQNWLKNIETQLRLLEIPDEFKVDVVTPFLEEKTSKWWEAVSPPMIAAGSIMWRQFKDVFLKQYYPAKVRLQKLSEFKSFTQTQDMSVVEYTSKFNSLGTYAPTIMADDVLKMHRFKRGLSSRIQTALAVYHATSFADLMGAAIRAETDIKRREDENTNKIPLVGQSSIGKQPFKKPYQITGTNKSAPSKPSNQEIKPCSTCGFKHFGECRRASGTFFGCEKTGHRIADCPENKGKETEAKGSSTPNKPKDNKPNARVFAITQEEVENANDVVAGTILINKTSAYVFFDCGGTHSFISKRFAKKLGLTPEILVEPFRVATPTSKTIETHRFHRDCVINISEHVFQAELIQLNMEEFDAILGMDWLANDHALVDCCMKNVKLRAANLDEVIYHGKVKEQKSLLSASQT, via the coding sequence ATGAACGAGAGGCCGGTACGCAACAATCGTAACCCACGCTATAGAAAccgcaacaacaacaacaatgaagGGAAtcctccaccaccaccaccaccaggGTTAGGCTTGAATCAAGCAGATTTGATGGCCATAGCAACCATTGTGGCTACCATCATTCAAGGGTTGGGAAACCCGCCTGCCAATGGAAATCCACCACCACAGGCAGTACAACAGGTGCAAGGGGTGAAGTATCATTATGGGTCACTGAGAAAGAATCGAGCCCAAACCTTTAAAGGAGATCCAGATCCTGAGGTTGGCCAAAATTGGCTCAAGAATATCGAGACTCAACTTCGCCTACTCGAGATTCCTGACGAGTTTAAAGTAGATGTCGTTACACCATTTTTGGAAGAAAAAACATCCAAGTGGTGGGAGGCAGTTTCACCACCTATGATTGCAGCCGGTTCAATCATGTGGCGACAATTTAAGGATGTGTTCCTGAAGCAATATTATCCTGCGAAAGTCAGATTGCAAAAATTAAGTGAGTTCAAAAGTTTCACTCAGACTCAGGATATGTCAGTGGTTGAATacacttcaaaattcaattcaCTCGGAACGTATGCTCCTACTATCATGGCTGATGATGTCTTGAAGATGCACCGTTTCAAAAGAGGTTTGAGCAGTCGTATTCAGACAGCTTTAGCAGTATACCATGCCACAAGTTTCGCTGATTTAATGGGAGCTGCAATTCGAGCTGAAACCGATATCAAACGAAGGGAAGACGAGAACACAAACAAGATACCTCTTGTGGGGCAATCTTCAATAGGAAAACAGCCATTCAAGAAACCATATCAGATTACTGGAACAAACAAGAGCGCTCCTTCAAAACCAAGCAATCAAGAAATCAAACCATGTAGTACCTGTGGATTTAAACACTTCGGAGAATGCCGCAGAGCAAGTGGCACCTTTTTTGGATGTGAGAAGACTGGGCACCGCATTGCAGATTGTCCAGAAAACAAGGGCAAAGAAACTGAGGCAAAAGGAAGTTCTACTCCGAATAAACCAAAGGATAACAAGCCGAATGCCCGAGTTTTTGCCATAACCCAAGAGGAGGTCGAGAATGCAAATGACGTTGTAGCAGGTACCATTCTAATCAACAAAACTTCTGCTTATGTGTTCTTTGATTGTGGTGGtacgcattcgtttatatcTAAGAGGTTTGCTAAGAAGTTAGGACTTACTCCTGAGATACTTGTGGAACCTTTTAGAGTAGCAACTCCCACTAGCAAAACAATTGAAACCCATAGGTTTCATCGAGATTGCGTAATTAACATCAGTGAACACGTATTTCAAGCTGAACTCATTCAACTAAACATGGAAGAATTTGATGCCATTTTAGGAATGGATTGGCTAGCAAATGACCATGCTTTAGTAGATTGTTGCATGAAGAATGTCAAATTGAGAGCTGCAAATCTCGACGAAGTCATTTATCATGGCAAAGTCAAGGAGCAGAAGTCTCTTTTATCTGCTTCTCAAACTTGA
- the LOC140889641 gene encoding uncharacterized protein — MGKVIQASLSAQPCLRKIVKLKQNQDPSLIKLKDQFKEGKTPNLQIDQNGVLWMKGRLCVPDIDNLRHKVMSEAHKSKFSIHPGSTKMYRDLKGNFWWNGMKKDVAEFVSRCQGPEVCVQILEKLSGCHGNQGHSQYSLSPSTDGQTERTIQTLEDMLRACALDFSGNWSEHLPLIEFAYNNSYHSSIGMAPYEALYGRKCRSPLYWDEVGEKAITGPELVQETIEKVTIIKERLKSAQD; from the exons ATGGGTAAAGTAATTCAAGCTTCACTCTCAGCACAACCATGTCTTCGAAAAATAGTCAAGTTGAAACAGAATCAAGATCCTTCTTTAATAAAACTCAAGGACCAATTCAAGGAAGGAAAGACGCCTAATCTCCAAATAGATCAAAATGGAGTTTTGTGGATGAAAGGACGATTATGTGTACCCGACATCGATAATCTTCGTCATAAAGTGATGTCTGAAGCacacaaatcaaaattttcaattcatccCGGCAGCACCAAGATGTATCGAGATttaaaaggaaatttttggTGGAATGGGATGAAGAAGGATGTTGCTgagtttgtgtctcgatgtcag GGACCCGAGGTTTGCGTCCAGATTTTGGAAAAGCTTTCAGGATGTCATGGGAACCAAGGTCACTCTCAGTACAGCCTATCACCCTCAACTGATGGCCAAACAGAGAGAACGATCcaaacattggaggacatgctGAGGGCTTGTGCTCTAGACTTTAGTGGTAACTGGAGTGAACACTTGCCTTTAATCGAGtttgcttacaacaatagttaccacagcagtattggaatggcaccatACGAAGCCTTATATGGGAGAAAGTGTCGCTCACCTTTATACTGGGATGAAGTAGGAGAGAAAGCCATCACTGGACCTGAACTGGTTCAAGAAACGATAGAAAAAGTAACCATCATCAAGGAAAGACTCAAATCTGCTCAAGATTGA
- the LOC140889642 gene encoding uncharacterized protein, which yields MKRRPLEFKVGEKAYVKISPMKGVVRFGKTGKLNPRYVGPFEILDKVGTLAYRLSLPPDMSRIHNVFHVSQLRKYIPDPSHVLEIEPLIIEGNLNKGLKYEEFPIRIVDTKDQILRRMTIPYVKVQWSNHTEREATWKLEEKMRNLYPFLFAEQANPSFKDETSPRWEECEATVICMYLKAKVVTLSVI from the coding sequence ATGAAGAGACGACCGTTGGAATTCAAAGTAGGTGAAAAGGCATATGTAAAAATCTCACCCATGAAAGGAGTAGTTCGATTTGGCAAAACTGGAAAATTGAATCCCAGATATGTCGGAccattcgagattctggacaaaGTAGGAACCTTGGCGTATAGACTGTCCTTACCACCAGATATGTCAAGGattcacaatgtttttcatgtttcTCAATTAAGAAAGTACATCCCAGATCCCAGTCATGTCCTTGAAATTGAACCTCTTATAATAGAAGGAAATCTGAATAAGGGGCTCAAGTATGAAGAGTTTCCAATTCGAATAGTTGATACCAAGGATCAAATTTTGAGGCGAATGACCATTCCATATGTAAAGGTCCAATGGTCTAATCACACGGAGAGGGAGGCCACTTGGAAATTGGAAGAGAAGATGCGCAACCTGTATCCATTTCTCTTTGCAGAACAAGCCAATCCAAGTTTCAAGGACGAAACTTCCCCAAGGTGGGAGGAATGTGAAGCCACGGTtatatgcatgtacttgaaGGCAAAAGTTGTAACTCTATCAGTCATATAA